One part of the Musa acuminata AAA Group cultivar baxijiao chromosome BXJ1-5, Cavendish_Baxijiao_AAA, whole genome shotgun sequence genome encodes these proteins:
- the LOC135673174 gene encoding cis-prenyltransferase 4, chloroplastic-like — MLSSLHLNPTLNYATLNYSSTLLLLRGSRRRTRRGGANDSLVSTAHPARQYPSLSASLAPAREEERKEEALLPPHLRPESLPRHVAVIMDGNSRWAKARGLPSSAGHEAGYHTLKKMVELSCQWGIRALTVFAFSSENWTRPKMEVDFLMTLFENVLKESLGEFLREGIRICIIGDSSELPQSLQKLAKEVVDKTKNNTQIDLIVAISYSGRKEITQACQNIAQKVKDGLLEPEDITESHIEEELETNCIPEFPNPDLLIRTSGELRLSNFLLWQSAYTELFFTNTYWPDFGEADYIEALTSFQNRQRRFGQRIN; from the exons ATGCTGTCTTCTCTCCACCTCAACCCCACTTTGAACTACGCGACGCTCAACTACTCCTCCACTCTGCTTCTTCTACGTGGTagtagaagaagaacaagaagaggtGGAGCGAACGACTCTTTGGTCTCTACTGCTCACCCTGCTCGGCAGTATCCTTCGCTAAGCGCCTCTCTTGcccccgctagagaggaggagaggaaggaggaggcTTTGCTGCCGCCTCACTTGCGGCCGGAATCGCTGCCCAGGCACGTGGCGGTGATAATGGACGGGAACTCGAGGTGGGCGAAGGCGAGGGGGCTGCCGTCGTCGGCTGGGCACGAGGCCGGGTACCACACCCTTAAGAAGATGGTCGAACTCTCGTGCCAGTGGGGGATTCGGGCGCTCACCGTCTTCGCCTTCTCATCCGAGAACTGGACCCGCCCCAAG ATGGAGGTTGATTTCCTAATGACGCTGTTCGAGAACGTTCTGAAAGAGAGTCTCGGAGAGTTCTTGAG GGAAGGGATTCGGATTTGCATAATTGGCGATTCCTCAGAACTGCCGCAATCACTACAGAAGCTGGCTAAAGAAGTAGTAGATAAGACAAAGAATAATACACAGATTGATTTGATTGTGGCAATCAGCTATAGTGGGCGGAAGGAGATAACACAAGCATGTCAAAATATTGCACAAAAGGTAAAGGATGGTTTGCTCGAGCCGGAAGATATCACGGAGTCACATATTGAGGAAGAGCTTGAAACAAACTGCATCCCTGAGTTCCCAAATCCAGACCTACTTATCCGTACAAGTGGCGAGCTGAGGTTGAGTAACTTCTTGTTGTGGCAGTCAGCATACACTGAGCTTTTCTTTACAAATACATACTGGCCtgactttggggaggctgactatATCGAAGCTTTGACCTCTTTCCAGAATAGGCAGAGGCGTTTTGGCCAACGTATCAACTGA
- the LOC135673176 gene encoding probable WRKY transcription factor 13 has protein sequence MSFNLQSSHPPLSFSPYGLPSSLSKTSTVGVGGGGGGGEAADCHLRRTTPSLPPKHGDVGSSGHLGGSPAQRSRTEPWPCDADGESNGKGSSRVKGPTAINNTINSLSVGGARMKKVKAKRKVREPRFCFKTMSEVDVLDDGYKWRKYGQKVVKNTQHPRSYYRCTQENCRVKKRIERLPEDPRMVITTYEGRHVHSPSHDESSSSQVSSKVTVFW, from the exons ATGAGCTTCAACCTCCAAAGCTCACATCCTCCACTGAGCTTCTCTCCCTATGGGCTACCAAGCTCTCTCAGCAAGACTTCCACTGttggagtaggaggaggaggaggaggaggagaagctgcTGACTGCCACTTGAGAAGAACCACCCCATCCTTGCCTCCGAAGCATGGAGATGTTGGCTCATCAGGTCATCTTGGCGGATCACCAGCACAAAGATCAAGAACTGAACCATG GCCGTGCGACGCAGACGGAGAGTCGAACGGCAAGGGTTCATCGAGAGTGAAGGGTCCTACTGCAATCAATAATACCATCAACAGCCTTTCGGTTGGTGGTGCGAGGATGAAGAAAGTTAAGGCGAAGAGGAAGGTGAGGGAACCCAGGTTTTGCTTCAAGACGATGAGCGAGGTAGATGTGTTAGATGATGGCTACAAGTGGAGGAAGTATGGCCAGAAGGTCGTGAAGAACACCCAACATccaag GAGCTACTACCGATGCACACAGGAGAATTGCCGGGTCAAGAAACGGATCGAGCGGCTGCCGGAGGATCCACGGATGGTGATCACGACGTACGAGGGCAGACATGTGCATTCTCCATCGCATGACGAGTCGTCGTCGTCCCAAGTTTCGTCCAAGGTCACTGTCTTCTGGTAG